In Bacillus thuringiensis, the DNA window CTCTTCTTTTGTATTATGGAACAAATGTGTTACTTAGATTGTCTATTACCTATAAAAAGGTATTGTTGGTAGTTCACTCATTTTGTAATGTAAGAAATACAAAATGAATGCTATCCAGTACATTTGTTAATTATATCGGTATGTAAAATACCTAAACAAAATCCATATATTCTTGAAAGAGGTTGAAAATGTATGATAGTTTCAAGGGGATTTTTTCACATCGCACATTATAAAAAGATGCTACCTGTAGTATTACTTTCATGTGCAACGCTTATAGGTTGTTCCAATAGTAATATTCAATCCGAACCACCGAAACAAACAAAACAAGAAAATACAAGTAATCATTCTTTTGTAAATCTGGAAAAAGAATATGATGCTAAACTTGGTATTTATGCATTGAACACAGGTACGAATCAAACTGTTACTTATCGTTCAGATGAACGGTTTGCATACGCATCTACTCACAAAGCCCTTGCTGTGGGAGTACTGTTACAAAAGAACTCAATAGAAGATTTAAATCAAAGAATTAAGTATACTAGCAAAGATCTTGTTAATTACAATCCAATTACAGAAAAATATGTAGATTCAGGTATGACTCTGAAGGAGCTTGCAGATGCTTCCATTCGATATAGTGATAATACTGCGCTAAATCTTATTCTTAAACAATTAGGTGGGCCCAGTGAATTCAAAAAATCACTGAGAGAAATAGGAGATACGGTTACAAATCCTGAACGTTTTGAACCAGAATTAAACGAAGTGCAGCCAGGAGACACTCGTGATACTAGTAGCCCAAAGGCATTAGCTACTAGTCTTCAAACTTACGCGCTAGGTGATATCCTTCCAATTGAGAAAAGGGATTTTTTAATAGATTTGATGAAAAGAAATACTACGGGGGACAACTTAATTCGTGCTGGGGTTCCAAAAGAATGGGAAGTAGCCGATAAAACCGGCTCTGGCTCTTATGGAACTCGAAATGATATCGCGATCATTTGGCCACCAAATAAAAAACCGATTATTCTTACGATACTTTCTAATCATGCTGAAGAGGATGCGAAATATGATGATAAACTTATTGCAGATGCAACTAAAATAGTGT includes these proteins:
- the bla gene encoding class A beta-lactamase; translation: MIVSRGFFHIAHYKKMLPVVLLSCATLIGCSNSNIQSEPPKQTKQENTSNHSFVNLEKEYDAKLGIYALNTGTNQTVTYRSDERFAYASTHKALAVGVLLQKNSIEDLNQRIKYTSKDLVNYNPITEKYVDSGMTLKELADASIRYSDNTALNLILKQLGGPSEFKKSLREIGDTVTNPERFEPELNEVQPGDTRDTSSPKALATSLQTYALGDILPIEKRDFLIDLMKRNTTGDNLIRAGVPKEWEVADKTGSGSYGTRNDIAIIWPPNKKPIILTILSNHAEEDAKYDDKLIADATKIVLDSLQVTNKSKE